Proteins encoded by one window of Lathyrus oleraceus cultivar Zhongwan6 chromosome 1, CAAS_Psat_ZW6_1.0, whole genome shotgun sequence:
- the LOC127104905 gene encoding uncharacterized protein LOC127104905 has product MGELGLEERGGDIVYMEGEVEEIVTVVESVGVVESKFTLHLPTKEPEQSLRARIRKARHDRLEVTEEPLIVSDFEKEGTVSIHSEHSDSENSDTESETMAASPPPVERLLGDYGGANAPLGRMTIVNQPVNVAHFQLHPSTIRQLERRPFSGKINEDANKHLQRFLTMTTSLKIEGHSEEAKKLVMFPFTLSEDAEEWFYSLPAGSITTWQQIETTFLNEYFPASNFVNGLRMKTKQLIDTSADGSTNFTTATGIKKIIEAIAANEHLELYDRSVIQPEGIIDLKLASQVVKMEDQIAAEVERRLKKMAIDTQNVAQVQPVQPTQASNCEICGGPHLTAYCVATAQQIEEIKFLRQNNPYSNTYNPGWKNHPNFSWKDQQGNVQNQPQQQQFRPQQQQLYQQPQQQFQQQVPRKVDWELAIEKMAAQSSQFQEETRSNLKNTGASIKNLEIQMSQIAQQLAGSQQQGVLPSSTITNPRENNHVNAVTTRNEVTSDERVVKDKVIDPKPTVKLPFPTRNKKKGQHEKNFEKFLEMFKKLELNIPFLEALEQMPTYAKFMKDIISKKRTIETNPIILTETCSAILQGMKVPVKKKDRGFLTIPCAIGDRSFKKALIDLGASVSLMPLSIYKRLGIGKIQDTRMTLQFADHSVKRPYGIVEDVLVKIDKFVFPVDCVILEMPKDEEIPIILGRPFLETGRCLIDIEEGTMTLKVYDEELKIDM; this is encoded by the exons ATGGGGGAACTTGGGTTAGAGGAAAGAGGTGGTGATATAG TTTATATGGAGGGTGAGGTGGAGGAAATAGTTACAGTGGTTGAGAGTGTGGGGGTGGTTGAG AGCAAATTTACTCTTCACTTACCAACCAAAG aaccagaacAATCGTTGCGAGCACGAATCAGAAAAGCCAGGCACGACAGACTGGAAGTGACAGAAGAACCGCTGATAGTTTCTGATTTTGAGAAAGAGGGAACCGTTTCAATTCATTCGGAACACTCTGATTCTGAAAATTCGGATACCGAGTCTGAAACTATGGCAGCTTCCCCACCTCCTGTGGAGAGACTATTAGGTGATTACGGGGGAGCAAATGCCCCGCTTGGAAGGATGACAATCGTGAATCAACCAGTCAATGTTGCCCACTTTCAACTTCACCCCTCAACGATACGGCAACTAGAAAGGAGACCTTTCTCAGGAAAAATTAacgaagatgccaacaagcatttgcaaaggtttctgactatgactacgTCGTTAAAGATTGAGGGGCATTCTGAGGAAGCTAAGAAGCTGGTCATGTTTCCGTTTACATTGTCAGAAGATgctgaagagtggttctactcttTACCTGCTGGAAGCATCACAACTTGGCAACAGATAGAGACAACTTTTCTCAACGAGTACTTTCCAGCCTCT aattttgtaaatGGTCTCCGgatgaagactaagcaactcattgacaCATCAGCTGATGGTTCAACTAACTTTACAACAGCCACTGGTATTAAAAAGATTATAGAAGCCATTGCAGCCAATGAACACCTGGAGTTGTATGACCGCAGTGTTATTCAACCCGAAGggataattgacctgaaattGGCAAGTCAGGtggtgaagatggaagatcaaatagCAGCTGAAGTCGAAAGGAGACTGAAGAAGATGGCTATTGATACCCAAAATGTGGCACAAGTTCAACCGGTTCAACCAACTCAAGCTAGTAATTGCGAAATTTGTGGAGGACCTCATCTTACCGCATATTGCGTTGCAACCGCACAACAAATTGAGGAGATCAAGTTTCTTAGGCAGAACAACCCTTATTCAAATACATACAATCCgggttggaaaaaccatccaaATTTCTCATGGAAGGATCAACAAGGAAATGTGCAGAACCAACCACAGCAACAACAATTTCGACCTCAGCAACAACAACTGTatcaacaacctcaacaacagtTTCAGCAACAGGTACCAAGAAAAGTTGATTGGGAGCTTGCCATTGAGAAGATGGCTGCTCAAAGCTCTCAATTTCAAGAAGAGACTCGAAGTAATTTAAAAAACACAGGTGCTTCAATTAAGAATCTTGAAATACAGATGAGTCAGATAGCCCAACAACTAGCGGGTTCTCAACAACAGGGCGTTTTACCAAGTTCTACGATTACTAATCCAAGAGAAAATAATCATGTGAATGCGGTGACCACAAGGAATG AGGTTACTAGTGATGAAAGAGTGGTCAAAGATAAAGTTATTGATCCAAAACCGACCGTCAAACTGCCATTCccaacaagaaataagaagaaagggcagcatgagaaaaactttgagaagttCTTGGAAATGTTTAAAAAGCTTGAGCTAAACATTCCTTTCTTGGAGGCGCTTGAGCAAATGCCTACCTACGcaaagttcatgaaagacatcatctcgAAGAAGCGGACCATAGAGACTAACCCGATTATTCTAACGGAAACTTGTAGTGCcattttgcagggtatgaaggTTCCGGTGAAAAAAAAGGATCGAGGTTTTCTGACTATTCCGTGTGCCATTGGAGATAGATCCTTCAAGAAAGCTCTAATTGATTTGGGAGCGAGTGTAAGTCTTATGCCGCTGTCCATCTATAAGAGGTTGGGGATAGGTAAAATTCAAGATACGAGAATGACACTCCAGTTTGCTGACCACTCTGTGAAGAGACCTTATGGGATAGTAGAAGATGTGCTAGTAAAGATCGACAAGTTTGTGTTTCCGGTAGATTGTGTCATTTTGGAAATGCCGAAAGATGAAGAGATACCAATCATTTT